Proteins found in one Desulfovibrio psychrotolerans genomic segment:
- a CDS encoding aldehyde dehydrogenase family protein, translated as MMIVDSDLLSMQKARILAENAFEAQRRLAAFTQERLDAIVEAMADAVEGHVRALAVQSQEETGYGRWQDKYLKNRFVCDTVRMRLRGMRCVGVIGEDRERRLLDIGVPVGVVVSLCPVTSPVSTTIHNALIAIKSGNAIIFSPHPRACGSIGKVLGIMATAAYAHGLPEGALAYLDTVTRSGTRELMRHPAVSLVMVTGVPGMVREARDAGKSVICGGTGHGPAFIERTADVNRAVRDIIASKTFDNGIASSAEQSIVADACIEQEVRRALRENGAYFMSEEESHRLGALFFCADGRRNPAMVGLAPAALARRAGFCVPEETTVLVADRRYVSVSDPYCRELLCPVLALYVEDDWMHACEKCIELLVHERSAHTLVIHSRDEEVIRQFALRKPVARLLVNTPSTFGGMGATTNLFPSMTLGSGSTGQGITSDNVSPLHLVYTRRVGYGVRDMDGTHYANGTAPGTAAGATAGVTAGDLAATGQADILNKEDCNSIQMQALHRLLQEAIRAMDGSASGDGQ; from the coding sequence ATGATGATAGTCGACAGCGACCTGCTCTCCATGCAGAAGGCCAGAATTCTGGCCGAGAACGCCTTTGAGGCGCAGCGGCGGCTTGCCGCGTTCACGCAGGAGCGGCTGGATGCCATAGTGGAAGCCATGGCCGATGCCGTGGAAGGGCATGTGCGTGCGCTTGCCGTACAGTCGCAGGAAGAAACCGGCTATGGCAGATGGCAGGACAAGTACCTGAAAAACCGCTTTGTGTGCGACACCGTGCGCATGCGGTTGCGGGGCATGCGGTGCGTGGGCGTGATAGGCGAGGACCGGGAGCGGCGTCTGCTGGATATCGGCGTGCCCGTGGGAGTGGTTGTTTCCCTTTGCCCTGTGACCAGTCCGGTTTCCACCACCATTCACAATGCCCTTATCGCCATCAAGTCCGGCAACGCCATCATCTTTTCCCCGCACCCCCGCGCGTGCGGCAGCATAGGCAAGGTGCTGGGGATTATGGCCACTGCCGCCTATGCTCACGGTCTGCCCGAAGGCGCCCTTGCCTATCTGGACACGGTTACCCGGAGCGGCACGCGCGAGCTGATGCGGCACCCTGCGGTATCGCTGGTCATGGTGACCGGGGTGCCGGGCATGGTGCGCGAAGCGCGTGATGCGGGCAAGTCCGTCATCTGCGGCGGCACGGGGCACGGTCCCGCCTTTATTGAGCGCACGGCGGACGTGAACCGCGCGGTGCGGGATATCATTGCCAGCAAGACCTTTGATAACGGTATCGCCTCTTCGGCGGAGCAGTCCATTGTGGCGGACGCCTGCATTGAGCAGGAGGTGCGCCGGGCACTGCGGGAGAACGGGGCGTATTTCATGTCTGAAGAGGAATCGCACCGGCTGGGCGCGTTATTCTTCTGCGCGGATGGCAGGAGGAATCCTGCCATGGTGGGCCTTGCGCCTGCTGCCCTTGCCCGCCGGGCAGGGTTTTGCGTGCCGGAAGAAACCACTGTGCTTGTGGCGGACCGCAGGTATGTTTCCGTTTCTGACCCCTACTGCCGCGAACTGCTTTGCCCTGTGCTTGCCCTGTACGTGGAAGACGACTGGATGCATGCCTGCGAGAAGTGCATTGAACTGCTGGTGCACGAACGCAGCGCCCACACGCTGGTCATCCACTCCAGAGATGAGGAAGTCATACGGCAGTTTGCGTTGCGCAAACCGGTTGCGCGGCTGCTGGTTAACACGCCTTCCACCTTTGGCGGCATGGGCGCGACCACCAATCTTTTCCCCTCCATGACCCTGGGCAGCGGTTCCACCGGGCAGGGCATCACCTCGGACAACGTTTCTCCGCTGCACCTCGTGTACACGCGCAGGGTGGGATACGGCGTGCGGGACATGGACGGCACCCATTATGCGAACGGCACTGCGCCCGGAACGGCAGCCGGAGCGACAGCCGGAGTGACAGCCGGAGATTTGGCGGCTACGGGGCAGGCAGATATTTTGAACAAGGAAGACTGTAATTCCATACAGATGCAGGCATTGCACCGGCTGCTGCAGGAAGCCATCCGCGCCATGGACGGCTCTGCTTCAGGTGATGGTCAATAG